The following coding sequences lie in one Takifugu rubripes chromosome 8, fTakRub1.2, whole genome shotgun sequence genomic window:
- the vps16 gene encoding vacuolar protein sorting-associated protein 16 homolog: MTFITANWNPLGDAFYRKTELYDMCWDLKDALRDCLVAAAPYGGPIALLRKPLRCSPSSRPQLEIYSASGFAITSFPWKSGPLVHLGWTITDELLCIQEDGSVLIYDLFGSFKRHFSMGQEVVQNHVLEAKVFHSPFGTGVAIISGSSHFTLATNVDELKLRRLPEVPGLQGKPLCWAVLVQDRQIKVLLSSGPELYILDDTSCSEVHPPWLSPQAGSIIHMSVSFSYKYLALFTDTGHLFTASSDLQNKLSEIDTKRSTAPEQMVWCRRPNSQQPSVVLLWDRLLMVAGVCNDTIQFPIEDQCVLVGEMDGVRILSTRSHELLQEVPLVCQDIFKIASMAPGALLLEAHREYEKSSQKADEYLRELKEQSMLEEAVKQCVGAARYEYDPQTQKSLLRAASFGKCFLADFSADPFVETCRELRVLNAVRVSSVGLPLTYPQFKHLTLQVLTDRLVYRQLYPLAIKVCHYLKIPDYHGVSRVLRHWASCKVQQKDLSDEAIAKAVCAKVGDSPGFSYSHIAAKAYECGRAELAIKLLDFEARSGEQVPLLLKMKRSHLALSKAVESGDTDLVYMVVTHLKNEMNRGDFFMTLRNQPVALSLYKQFCKLQEQETLKDLYNQDDDHQELANYYVAASYREKRMDIRLSLLQSAVDEYNKAKNDFAAKATEDEMRLLRFQRKLDEDKATELLGLSLQATMEALLALGFHKQAEQLYRDFKVPEKRYWWLKLKSLAKKEEWEELEKFSKTKKSPIGYLPFVEVCMKRNNKYEAKKYVSRVMPEQKVRAHLAISDLEGAADAAIERRNESEIGIVLSRCAASDHLLIERLNRARTSTVKK; this comes from the exons ATGACGTTCATCACAGCCAACTGGAACCCGCTGGGAGATGCGTTTTATCG TAAAACTGAGCTGTATGACATGTGCTGGGACTTGAAGGACGCCCTCAGAGACTGTCTTGTGGCTGCTGCTCCATATGGAGGACCGATAG CTCTCCTAAGAAAACCTCTTAGATGTTCTCCGAGTTCTCGTCCTCAGTTGGAGATTTATTCTGCGTCTGGGTTTGCCATCACAAGCTTCCCG TGGAAGAGTGGTCCCCTTGTCCATCTTGGTTGGACGATTACCGATGAGTTGCTATGTATTCAGGAAGACGGATCTGTACTGATCTATGATCTGTTTGGTTCCTTCAAGAGGCATTTCAGTATGGGTCAG GAAGTGGTTCAGAATCATGTCCTGGAAGCCAAAGTATTCCACTCTCCATTTGGAACAGGTGTTGCCATCATATCTGGCTCCTCCCATTTTACCTTGGCAACCAACGTTGATGAATTGAAACTGCGGAGGTTACCTGAAGTCCCAG GTCTGCAGGGGAAACCTTTGTGTTGGGCCGTTCTCGTTCAGGACAGACAAATCAAAGTCCTCCTGTCCAGTGGCCCTGAACTTTATATCCTGGATGACACGTCCTGTTCTGAAGTG CATCCTCCATGGCTCAGTCCCCAGGCTGGCAGTATCATCCACATGTCTGTGTCGTTCAGCTATAAATATTTGGCCCTTTTTACTGACACTGGACACCTGTTTACAGCCTCTTCTGATCTCCAG AACAAACTGAGTGAAATTGACACCAAAAGGTCGACAGCACCTGAACAGATGGTCTG GTGTCGCAGACCGAACAGTCAGCAACCGTCTGTGGTGTTACTGTGGGACAGGCTGCTCATGGTAGCTGGAGTTTGTAATGACACAATCCA GTTCCCCATCGAGGATCAGTGCGTTTTGgttggagagatggatggagttCGGATCCTCAGCACGAGGAGCCACGAGCTGCTTCAGGAAGTTCCTCTGGTCTGTCAGGATATCTTCAAGATTGCCTCCATGGCCCCTGGAGCTTTGCTGCTGGAGGCCCACAGGGAGTACGAG AAATCAAGTCAGAAGGCTGACGAGTACCTGAGGGAGCTCAAAGAGCAGAGCATGCTGGAGGAGGCAGTGAAACAGTGTGTGGGGGCTGCTCGATACGAATATGACCCCCAGACCCAGAAATCTCTGCTGCGG GCGGCGTCGTTTGGAAAGTGTTTTCTGGCGGACTTCAGCGCAGATCCGTTTGTGGAGACCTGCAGAGAACTGCGAGTGCTGAACGCCGTCCGAGTGAGCAGCGTGGGGCTGCCACTCACATATCCTCA ATTCAAACATTTGACTCTCCAGGTGCTGACTGACAG GCTGGTGTACCGGCAGTTGTACCCACTAGCAATAAAAGTCTGCCATTACCTGAAGATTCCAGATTATCATGGTGTCAGCAGAGTCCTCAGACACTGGGCGTCCTGCAAG GTGCAGCAGAAGGACCTGTCTGATGAGGCCATAGCGAAGGCTGTGTGTGCAAAGGTGGGCGACTCGCCTGGGTTTTCTTACTCTCACATCGCAGCTAAAGCGTACGAATGTGGACGTGCTGAGCTCGCTATCAAG CTGTTGGATTTTGAGGCTCGGTCTGGAGAAcaggttcctctgctgctgaagaTGAAACGCAGTCATCTGGCTCTCAGCAAAGCTGTGGAGAGTGGAGACACTGACCTGG TTTACATGGTTGTGACCCATCTAAAGAATGAGATGAACCGAGGAGATTTCTTCATGACCCTGAGGAACCAACCAGTCGCACTGAGTCTATACAAACAG TTCTGTAAACTTCAGGAGCAGGAAACTCTGAAGGATCTTTATAACCAAGATGATGATCACCAGGAGTTGGCCAACTACTATGTTGCTGCCAGTTACAGAGAGAAG AGGATGGACATCCGTCTGTCCCTCCTGCAGAGTGCCGTCGATGAATATAACAAGGCAAAGAACGATTTTGCTGCAAAG GCCACCGAGGACGAGATGCGACTCCTGCGTTTTCAACGAAAGCTGGACGAGGATAAAGCAACAGAACTCCTGGGTCTGTCTTTACAG GCCACGATGGAGGCTCTGTTGGCTTTAGGGTTCCATAAACAAGCAGAACAACTTTACAGAGACTTCAAAGTTCCAGAAAAAAG GTATTGGTGGTTAAAATTGAAGTCTCTGGCAAAGaaagaggagtgggaggagtTAGAGAAGTTTTCCAAGACCAAAAAGTCTCCCATCGGCTACCTG CCTTTTGTTGAAGTTTGCATGAAGCGTAACAACAAGTACGAAGCCAAGAAATATGTTTCTAGGGTGATGCCAGAACAGAAGGTCCGGGCTCACCTGGCAATCAG TGATCTTGAgggggctgctgatgctgcgATTGAGCGCAGGAATGAGTCGGAGATTGGGATAGTCCTCTCCAGATGCGCCGCCTCTGATCACCTTTTGATTGAAAGGCTGAACCGAGCCAGAACCAGCACTGTGAAAAAATAA
- the rgn gene encoding regucalcin isoform X1 — protein MASVKVDCVVKARALIGEGPVWEESERSLLFVDIYGRKIHRWHPDTDRTQSMETGNMVGFAVPRRSGGYVAGIGRSIVAVDWSTRTTTSMAEVDEDKGNTRLNDGKVDPYGRLFAGTMAIEERPAELERHQGSLYSVTSDLTVTKHLDKVDISNGMDWSLDHRTFFYIDSLALTIDAFDYDSDLGLIGNRRVVYRMEEGEGLPDGMAIDVKGHLWVACYNGGRVINIDPAVGVRLQTVSLPVKKTTSCCFGGPDYCDLYVTSASLGLNESERRDQPLAGSIFKVSGLGVKGRPAQSFSG, from the exons ATGGCTTCGGTCAAAGTGGACTGTGTGGTCAAAGCCAGGGCTCTGATTGGCGAAGGGCCGGTGTGGGAGGAGTCAGAGCGATCGCTGCTCTTTGTCGACATCTATGGGCGAAAAATCCACCGATGGCACCCCGACACCGACCGGACCCAGTCCATGGAGACAG GTAACATGGTGGGATTTGCCGTCCCTCGCAGGTCAGGGGGTTATGTTGCAGGTATCGGACGCAGCATTGTCGCTGTCGATTGGTCCACTCGGACAACGACGTCAATGGCGGAAGTAGACGAGGATAAAGGGAACACTCGACTCAATGATGGGAAGGTCGATCCTTATGGACGCTTATTTGCAG GAACGATGGCAATTGAGGAGCGGCCGGCTGAGCTTGAGCGACACCAAGGATCTCTGTACTCTGTGACATCTGACCTCACGGTGACCAAACATCTGGACAAG GTGGACATTTCGAATGGGATGGATTGGTCCTTGGATCacagaacttttttttacatCGACAGTTTGGCTTTGACCATTGATGCCTTTGACTATGACTCCGACTTGGGACTAATTG gtAACCGCCGTGTGGTGTACCgtatggaggagggggaggggctcccTGATGGGATGGCCATTGATGTTAAAGGTCATCTGTGGGTTGCTTGTTATAATGGGGGAAGGGTGATCAACATTGACCCTGCTGTTG GTGTGCGACTGCAAACAGTCTCTCTTCCTGTGAAAAAGACCACGTCCTGTTGTTTTGGTGGTCCAGACTACTGTGATCTGTACGTGACCTCAGCAAGCCTGGGCCTGAACGAGTCAGAGAGGAGAGACCAGCCACTGGCAGGAAGTATCTTcaag gtgtcaggACTTGGGGTTAAAGGTCGTCCTGCGCAGTCATTCTCAGGGTGA
- the rgn gene encoding regucalcin isoform X2 translates to MAPRHRPDPVHGDRSGGYVAGIGRSIVAVDWSTRTTTSMAEVDEDKGNTRLNDGKVDPYGRLFAGTMAIEERPAELERHQGSLYSVTSDLTVTKHLDKVDISNGMDWSLDHRTFFYIDSLALTIDAFDYDSDLGLIGNRRVVYRMEEGEGLPDGMAIDVKGHLWVACYNGGRVINIDPAVGVRLQTVSLPVKKTTSCCFGGPDYCDLYVTSASLGLNESERRDQPLAGSIFKVSGLGVKGRPAQSFSG, encoded by the exons ATGGCACCCCGACACCGACCGGACCCAGTCCATGGAGACAG GTCAGGGGGTTATGTTGCAGGTATCGGACGCAGCATTGTCGCTGTCGATTGGTCCACTCGGACAACGACGTCAATGGCGGAAGTAGACGAGGATAAAGGGAACACTCGACTCAATGATGGGAAGGTCGATCCTTATGGACGCTTATTTGCAG GAACGATGGCAATTGAGGAGCGGCCGGCTGAGCTTGAGCGACACCAAGGATCTCTGTACTCTGTGACATCTGACCTCACGGTGACCAAACATCTGGACAAG GTGGACATTTCGAATGGGATGGATTGGTCCTTGGATCacagaacttttttttacatCGACAGTTTGGCTTTGACCATTGATGCCTTTGACTATGACTCCGACTTGGGACTAATTG gtAACCGCCGTGTGGTGTACCgtatggaggagggggaggggctcccTGATGGGATGGCCATTGATGTTAAAGGTCATCTGTGGGTTGCTTGTTATAATGGGGGAAGGGTGATCAACATTGACCCTGCTGTTG GTGTGCGACTGCAAACAGTCTCTCTTCCTGTGAAAAAGACCACGTCCTGTTGTTTTGGTGGTCCAGACTACTGTGATCTGTACGTGACCTCAGCAAGCCTGGGCCTGAACGAGTCAGAGAGGAGAGACCAGCCACTGGCAGGAAGTATCTTcaag gtgtcaggACTTGGGGTTAAAGGTCGTCCTGCGCAGTCATTCTCAGGGTGA